A stretch of DNA from Paenibacillus sp. FSL W8-0186:
TCTGGGTGCCGCCGACTTGAGCGGTCAGCGTCTGATATGCGCCGCCGTCCAGCCGGGATATGCGGATAATCCCTTTGCCGAGGCTCCCTTTGATTGGCTTGAGGAACACGATAGGGTGCCTGCTGCACATCGATTTCAGCATGGCGTAATTGCGGAACAAGTGTGATTCTGGCATATATCCCGCCAATGAAGGAGCCTTGCCAAGCGCATCGAAAACCTCGGTTTTATCCAGGAATTTTTCATTGAAGTAATGGCTGCCGTAGAGGGATTTTACTTCTTTCATGAAATGCTGTACGCTAGGTTTATTCTCCAATTTGCGCGATGTCAGGCGATTATAGAACACGTTTGCGGCCGGAAGCTCGGTTTTCTTCCAGCCATCTGCATAAAGCCATCCCGTCACCTTCGAGCTGCTGCTTCCGATATGGGACGGGGTAAAGAAATAAACAAAGACACCTTGTCGTTGACAAGCATTAGCGAGTTCCCGGCAGAACTGGGTGATGGGGCCAAAAGGCCTTTCTGTTACATCAGGGTAATCCTGGCTGATTAGGACACCGATAATCGGACCAAGCTGAATGGTGGAGGATTGGGGGCGATAAAAGATCCGAAGCGTCGACCTCGCTGGAAGAGCCATGCTTTTGGCAAGTCCTTGGCTGATCCGGATCCCGTCTAACCGGGATAAGGGAATGACTTTGACATTGTGCCGGAATGAACCGAAGGATAGCTGAAGCGGCTGATTGGTCGGAATTTTCAGCTGCTTAATCAGCAGCTCTCCGAGCACGAGACAGTCATCCTCCAGCAAACCCGGTTTCATGATCTGTACCTTAATTTTTTTGGAGTGCATGAAGCGGATCTCCTTCCAAGCTTAGGCTTGATGTCTTGGATGCGTCTTCGTAAATACATGTAATGCATCATATGAGGACATAGAATCCTTGGTGATTAACCTATCCTTGAAATAACTTTGCACAGTTCAAGATGCATATCGGACATATTTTTAAGGGACATACAGGGAGGATTTGAAGGTTGGCAGACTGGTTATACATTGTAGTTAGCGTCGCCATAGCTGCGTTTGTTGGCGGAGTCACGAATCATTTTGCAATAAAAATGCTTTTTCATCCGAGAAGCCCGGTTATGATCGGCAAATGGCGCGTCCCGTTTACACCGGGGCTAATTCCAAAGCGAAGGGAAGACATTGCAGAGTCTTTAGGCAATGTGGTCTCCGATTATCTCGTTACGGCGGAAGGGCTGCAGGATATGGTAATGCGGCCGGAGTTTCGTCTTCAGGCAGAGGAGAAAATGGGCCAATTATTAAACCGCTGGGTTAGCAGCAGTCTGACGGTAAAGGAAGCAGCCTTGCGAATCT
This window harbors:
- a CDS encoding YheC/YheD family protein, whose product is MHSKKIKVQIMKPGLLEDDCLVLGELLIKQLKIPTNQPLQLSFGSFRHNVKVIPLSRLDGIRISQGLAKSMALPARSTLRIFYRPQSSTIQLGPIIGVLISQDYPDVTERPFGPITQFCRELANACQRQGVFVYFFTPSHIGSSSSKVTGWLYADGWKKTELPAANVFYNRLTSRKLENKPSVQHFMKEVKSLYGSHYFNEKFLDKTEVFDALGKAPSLAGYMPESHLFRNYAMLKSMCSRHPIVFLKPIKGSLGKGIIRISRLDGGAYQTLTAQVGGTQKHNYASLSKLFTALSGKMKSTRYQIQQGLHLILMDRRPVDFRALVQKNRFGKWSVTSVVARIANDQHFVSNLARGGSLCTLKNAISRSTLPPAAKKRLNVRLKKAALDIALGIDQQIPAHFGELGIDLAVDQHGRIWLLEVNSKPSKNDNTPLGGSKIRPSVKQVIEYSRFLSGF